A region from the Leptolyngbya subtilissima AS-A7 genome encodes:
- a CDS encoding PAS domain S-box protein: MVQHQQAADQLFGGGGEMGALMRSYDWSKTPFGAVEQWPQSLRSTLSICLNSRFPMAIYWGPDCWLLYNDAWRPIVGDKHPWSLGRPADEVWPEIWDDISPDFARVFATGEGVFYSDTLLVMRRFGYEEECFFDYTFNPIQGEGGKIDGILNVVSETTYRVLNDRRARLLRELASRTGSAKTVDDACALMAEALKSSSADVPLALLYIVDDDGKMAYLSGGSEVALGLPKTLDQVDLTVEDEARGWPIASVAQTGQSRTIDDLVSHFGHLPGSPWPEPPQEAMVLPILVPGQAKAVGVLVTVANPRRRVDGVYRDFFEQIAGQIAAAIANARSHEEDRRRADKLAELDRAKTVFFSNVSHEFRTPLTLMLGPVEEALQDTQDADQRQRLELVYRNALRLQKLVNTLLDFSRIEAGRIEASYEPTDLALLTTDLAGVFRSAVEQAGLRLAVDCPPLAAPAYVDRDMWEKIVLNLLSNALKFTFEGEIAVVLHGNADQIQLEVRDTGTGIPPEELPHIFERFHRVQGARGRTHEGSGIGLSLVQELVGLHGGTIEVTSQVDQGTCFTITMPAGSDHLPSDSINTPRTRLSTATGATPYLEEALRWHPTEPREPAPPAPSLPHPPTPSPTATARVLLADDNADMLDYVERLLSPHYTVETARDGRAAIAAIRRQRPDLVLTDVMMPEIDGFELLRQLRSDVQTQELPIILLSARAGEESRIEGLAAGADDYLTKPFSARELLAKVEAALKLAQLRQAAKATLQRSEERSRLAIRVAQLGTWHYDPSTQLVELDERMQEIWGESATPLPLAQVIERVHPDDRERVVSAVGAALEPSSGAYEIDYRIVWNDGTERWIMASGQAIFGGEGLARQVVELIGTALDITERKQTELLLAEQKHLLELVASGYPLEDCLTAICLAVSQLNPLIRAGVLLSDTQQQQFVGTIAPDFPPAFRAAVEGLPINDLHIGTCAKAVDCGEPVTCPDVVTDDRWSAAWRDLCLAHGIRACHSTPLLDLEGRPVGSLMLCFDQARQPTPWEYQLADFGTQVARIAVERDRATLALRNSEYRYRTLFESMDQGFCACEMLFDDHGKPIDYRFLEVNPAFERLTELPGMLGKTALELIPDLDAFWIETYGRVVSMGESYQFERQSVISGRWFNIDAFAIGDPQSHRFAILLTDISDRKKAELERERFLAVGADLQVLTDSNGYFQWVSPAFERILGWTTQEMLSRPWVEFVHPDDVTTSVGEANQGFAGSETMAFENRYRHKDGSYRWFLWNAQFYSDRQMLYGAAIDITDRKRTEANLRESEKRFRSMADNAPVMVWVTDSTGYCTYLSQSWYDFTGQTEATGLGSGWLDAVHPDDKETCSQIFLAANERQEAFRFEYRLLSKDGFYHWAIDAASPWFGADGEFKGYIGSVLDISDRKRIEESLRQRETELQLVTNTVPALISFVDADQRYRFNNRGYEEWFGHSASEIYGKYLWEVLGDRAYGNIRPYVEQVLAGQKVTFDTQVVHIDGDIRYVSATYVPRLSPQGVVEGFVALINDLSDRRRAEEALIQSEERYRFLVESIPQLVWTADAEGVLLDANQRWCDFTGLTPDQVKTTGWQAIVHPDDISVLGHNWAIAQQQGSNYQAEGRMRRADGVYRWHLHQAVPFKTEQGQILKWFGTATDIEDQKQLEQQRSQLLQQEQAARAAAEVASRTKDEFLAVVSHELRSPLNPILGWATLLKNGTLDATKTQQALTVIERNAKLQAELIDDLLDVSRMLRGKLQISASPVNLASTIRAAIETVRLAADAKSIHVEAHLETDVGLVSGDATRLQQVVWNLLSNAVKFTPAGGQIEVRLVRGDANQARIIVKDTGKGIVPEFLPLIFDYFRQADSATTRQFGGLGLGLAIVRHLVELHGGTIQAASLGENMGATFTVSLPTLAQQPLAQSELPLQQPSLSLPGTEILVVDDDDDTRTFITFLLEQAGAHVVAAASAQEGLAALKQAQPQVLVSDIGMPDMDGYMLMQQIRALPAEQGGQVPAIALTAYVRETDQEQSLAAGFQRHISKPVEPAALLRAIAELLQS; the protein is encoded by the coding sequence ATGGTTCAGCATCAGCAGGCGGCTGATCAGTTGTTTGGGGGCGGTGGTGAGATGGGGGCGTTGATGCGCTCCTACGACTGGTCAAAAACACCGTTTGGCGCGGTTGAGCAGTGGCCGCAGAGCCTGCGATCGACCCTGAGCATTTGCCTGAACTCTCGCTTCCCCATGGCGATCTACTGGGGGCCAGACTGCTGGTTGCTCTACAACGACGCTTGGCGACCGATCGTGGGAGATAAGCACCCCTGGTCGCTGGGTCGCCCAGCCGACGAAGTCTGGCCCGAAATTTGGGACGATATCAGCCCAGATTTTGCCAGGGTGTTTGCTACGGGCGAGGGCGTCTTTTACAGCGACACGCTGTTGGTGATGCGTCGGTTTGGCTACGAGGAAGAATGCTTTTTTGACTATACGTTCAACCCGATTCAAGGGGAGGGCGGCAAAATCGACGGCATCCTCAATGTGGTCAGTGAGACCACCTATCGGGTGTTGAACGATCGCCGGGCCCGACTGCTGCGCGAGCTGGCCTCCCGCACCGGCAGTGCCAAGACCGTTGACGATGCCTGTGCCCTGATGGCAGAGGCGCTTAAATCTAGCTCGGCCGACGTTCCGCTAGCGTTGCTCTATATTGTCGACGACGATGGCAAAATGGCCTACCTCAGCGGGGGAAGTGAGGTTGCCCTGGGGTTGCCCAAGACGCTTGACCAGGTTGACCTAACCGTTGAGGATGAGGCCAGGGGCTGGCCGATCGCCTCGGTTGCCCAGACCGGCCAGTCTCGCACCATTGATGATCTGGTCAGCCACTTTGGCCACCTGCCGGGCAGTCCTTGGCCAGAGCCGCCTCAGGAGGCCATGGTCTTGCCCATCCTGGTGCCGGGGCAGGCCAAAGCCGTGGGGGTATTGGTGACGGTGGCCAACCCCCGCCGCCGCGTAGATGGGGTCTATCGCGACTTTTTTGAGCAGATTGCTGGGCAGATTGCGGCGGCGATCGCCAACGCCCGTTCCCACGAAGAAGATCGGCGGCGGGCGGACAAGCTGGCCGAACTCGATCGCGCCAAGACGGTCTTTTTCTCCAACGTGAGCCATGAGTTTCGCACGCCGCTGACCCTGATGCTGGGGCCGGTGGAAGAAGCCCTGCAAGATACCCAAGATGCCGACCAGCGGCAGCGGTTAGAGCTGGTCTACCGCAACGCGCTGCGCCTGCAAAAGCTGGTCAACACCCTGCTCGATTTCTCTCGCATTGAGGCGGGGCGCATTGAAGCCAGCTATGAGCCCACCGACCTGGCCCTGCTGACAACGGACTTAGCAGGGGTGTTTCGGTCGGCAGTGGAGCAAGCCGGACTGCGGTTGGCCGTAGACTGCCCTCCCCTGGCAGCACCCGCCTACGTCGACCGCGACATGTGGGAGAAAATCGTGCTGAACCTGCTCTCTAACGCCTTGAAGTTTACCTTTGAGGGCGAGATTGCGGTAGTTTTGCACGGTAACGCAGACCAGATTCAGCTCGAGGTGCGAGACACGGGGACAGGCATTCCACCCGAGGAGCTGCCCCATATCTTTGAGCGCTTTCACCGCGTGCAGGGGGCCAGAGGCCGCACCCACGAGGGCTCAGGCATTGGGCTGTCGCTGGTGCAAGAGCTAGTAGGCCTGCACGGCGGCACCATCGAAGTCACCAGCCAGGTTGACCAGGGCACCTGCTTCACTATCACCATGCCAGCCGGGTCTGACCATTTGCCCAGCGATAGCATCAATACCCCCCGCACCCGCCTCTCCACCGCCACCGGAGCCACCCCCTACCTAGAAGAAGCCCTCCGCTGGCACCCCACCGAGCCCAGGGAACCCGCTCCGCCGGCTCCCTCACTCCCTCACCCCCCTACGCCATCACCCACCGCTACCGCCCGCGTTCTTTTAGCAGACGACAACGCCGACATGCTCGACTACGTCGAGCGGCTGCTGAGCCCGCACTACACCGTCGAGACGGCCAGGGATGGCCGAGCCGCGATCGCCGCCATTCGTCGGCAGCGCCCCGACCTAGTGCTGACGGATGTGATGATGCCCGAAATCGACGGTTTTGAGCTGCTGCGGCAGCTGCGGAGCGATGTCCAGACCCAGGAGCTGCCGATTATTTTGCTGTCGGCCCGCGCAGGGGAAGAGTCTCGCATTGAGGGCCTAGCGGCGGGGGCCGATGACTATCTAACTAAGCCATTTTCGGCCCGGGAGCTGTTGGCCAAAGTTGAGGCGGCCCTCAAGCTGGCGCAGCTGCGGCAAGCGGCTAAGGCCACCCTGCAACGGAGCGAAGAGCGATCGCGGCTGGCCATTCGGGTGGCGCAGCTAGGCACCTGGCACTATGACCCAAGTACCCAGCTGGTCGAGCTAGACGAGCGCATGCAGGAAATTTGGGGTGAGTCAGCGACGCCGCTACCGCTGGCTCAAGTCATAGAGCGGGTGCATCCCGACGATCGCGAACGGGTGGTCAGTGCCGTCGGTGCCGCCCTCGAACCGTCGTCAGGGGCCTACGAAATCGACTACCGCATTGTGTGGAATGACGGCACCGAGCGGTGGATTATGGCCAGTGGCCAGGCCATCTTTGGGGGCGAGGGTCTGGCGCGGCAAGTCGTCGAGCTGATCGGCACCGCCCTCGACATTACCGAACGCAAGCAGACTGAATTGCTGCTGGCGGAGCAAAAGCATTTGCTAGAGCTGGTTGCTTCGGGGTACCCCCTAGAAGATTGTCTAACCGCCATCTGCCTCGCCGTATCGCAGCTAAATCCCCTGATTCGGGCCGGTGTGCTGCTGAGCGATACCCAACAGCAGCAGTTTGTTGGGACGATTGCCCCAGACTTTCCGCCGGCCTTCAGGGCAGCCGTTGAAGGCTTGCCCATCAACGACCTCCACATTGGCACCTGTGCGAAGGCGGTTGACTGCGGGGAGCCGGTCACCTGTCCCGACGTAGTAACCGACGATCGCTGGTCGGCGGCCTGGCGCGACCTGTGTCTAGCCCACGGCATTCGCGCCTGCCACTCTACCCCACTGCTGGACCTGGAGGGGCGGCCCGTGGGGTCACTCATGCTCTGTTTTGATCAGGCTCGACAGCCCACCCCTTGGGAATACCAGCTGGCCGACTTCGGCACCCAGGTGGCCCGCATTGCCGTTGAGCGCGATCGCGCCACCCTGGCCCTGCGCAACAGCGAGTACCGCTATCGAACGCTGTTTGAATCGATGGATCAGGGCTTTTGTGCCTGTGAAATGCTGTTTGATGACCACGGCAAACCGATCGACTATCGCTTCTTGGAGGTTAACCCAGCCTTTGAGAGGCTGACGGAACTACCAGGGATGCTCGGCAAAACGGCACTCGAACTGATTCCTGACCTGGATGCCTTTTGGATTGAGACCTACGGCCGCGTCGTATCAATGGGGGAATCCTATCAATTTGAGCGTCAATCGGTGATTTCGGGCCGTTGGTTCAATATCGACGCCTTCGCTATTGGTGACCCGCAAAGCCACAGGTTTGCCATTCTGTTGACCGACATCAGCGATCGCAAAAAAGCAGAGCTAGAGCGAGAGCGATTTCTGGCGGTGGGTGCAGATTTACAGGTGCTCACCGACTCTAACGGCTACTTTCAGTGGGTCAGCCCCGCCTTTGAGCGCATTCTCGGCTGGACCACTCAGGAAATGCTGTCTCGCCCCTGGGTAGAGTTCGTCCATCCCGACGACGTGACGACATCGGTGGGGGAAGCGAACCAGGGGTTTGCGGGCAGCGAAACGATGGCCTTTGAAAACCGGTATCGCCATAAAGACGGTTCCTACCGCTGGTTTCTCTGGAATGCTCAGTTTTACTCAGACAGGCAGATGCTCTATGGCGCGGCCATTGACATCACCGATCGCAAGCGCACGGAAGCCAACTTACGAGAGAGTGAGAAACGCTTTCGCAGCATGGCCGACAACGCGCCGGTCATGGTTTGGGTGACAGACTCGACCGGCTACTGCACCTACCTCAGCCAAAGCTGGTATGACTTCACGGGCCAGACCGAGGCCACCGGTTTGGGCTCAGGGTGGTTGGATGCCGTCCATCCCGACGATAAAGAGACTTGTAGTCAAATATTTCTAGCGGCTAATGAGCGTCAGGAGGCGTTTCGTTTTGAGTATCGCCTGCTCAGCAAAGACGGGTTTTATCACTGGGCGATCGATGCGGCTAGCCCCTGGTTTGGGGCAGACGGCGAGTTCAAGGGCTACATTGGCTCGGTGCTGGATATCAGCGATCGCAAGCGCATCGAAGAAAGCCTGCGGCAGCGCGAAACCGAACTGCAATTAGTTACCAATACTGTCCCCGCCTTAATCTCGTTCGTGGATGCCGACCAGCGCTACCGGTTCAACAATCGCGGTTACGAGGAGTGGTTTGGCCATTCAGCCAGCGAAATCTATGGCAAATACCTGTGGGAGGTGCTGGGGGATAGGGCCTACGGCAATATTCGCCCCTATGTGGAGCAGGTTTTGGCTGGGCAAAAAGTTACCTTTGACACCCAGGTTGTCCACATAGACGGGGACATCCGCTATGTTAGCGCCACCTACGTGCCGCGCCTCAGTCCCCAGGGCGTGGTAGAAGGCTTTGTGGCGCTCATTAACGATCTCAGCGATCGCCGCCGGGCCGAAGAAGCCCTCATCCAGAGCGAAGAGCGCTACCGCTTCCTGGTCGAGTCCATTCCTCAGCTGGTGTGGACGGCCGACGCCGAAGGGGTTCTGCTCGATGCCAACCAGCGCTGGTGTGACTTCACAGGGCTCACCCCAGATCAGGTCAAGACAACAGGTTGGCAGGCCATAGTGCACCCCGACGATATTTCCGTGCTCGGCCACAACTGGGCGATCGCTCAGCAGCAGGGCAGCAACTACCAGGCCGAGGGCCGCATGCGTCGGGCCGATGGCGTCTATCGCTGGCACCTGCACCAGGCGGTACCGTTCAAGACCGAACAGGGGCAAATTCTCAAGTGGTTTGGCACCGCCACTGATATCGAGGACCAAAAACAGCTAGAGCAGCAGCGCAGTCAGCTGCTTCAGCAGGAGCAGGCCGCGCGCGCCGCTGCCGAAGTCGCCAGCCGTACCAAGGATGAGTTTTTGGCGGTGGTCTCCCACGAGCTTAGGTCGCCCCTCAACCCCATTCTCGGCTGGGCAACCCTGCTCAAAAACGGCACCCTAGACGCAACCAAAACCCAACAGGCGCTCACGGTCATTGAGCGCAACGCCAAGCTGCAAGCCGAACTGATTGATGACCTGCTCGACGTGTCTCGCATGCTGCGGGGCAAGCTCCAGATCTCGGCCAGCCCGGTCAATTTGGCCAGTACCATCCGGGCCGCGATCGAAACCGTGCGTCTAGCAGCAGACGCCAAATCAATTCACGTTGAAGCCCATCTAGAAACTGACGTTGGCCTAGTCTCGGGCGATGCCACCCGGCTACAGCAGGTGGTGTGGAATTTGCTGTCCAATGCCGTTAAATTTACCCCCGCCGGCGGACAGATTGAGGTGCGTCTGGTGCGGGGCGATGCCAACCAAGCGCGCATCATTGTCAAGGACACCGGCAAGGGCATTGTGCCTGAGTTTTTGCCGCTGATTTTTGACTATTTTCGCCAGGCCGACAGCGCTACGACCCGCCAGTTTGGCGGGCTGGGTTTGGGGCTGGCGATCGTGCGCCACCTAGTCGAGCTGCACGGCGGCACTATCCAGGCGGCCAGCCTGGGCGAAAACATGGGAGCGACGTTCACCGTTAGCCTACCGACCCTGGCCCAGCAGCCCCTGGCCCAGTCAGAACTCCCCCTCCAGCAACCCTCGCTGAGCCTGCCGGGTACCGAAATCCTCGTGGTGGATGACGATGACGATACGCGCACCTTCATCACCTTTTTGCTAGAACAGGCCGGGGCCCATGTAGTCGCCGCCGCCTCAGCCCAGGAAGGCTTGGCCGCCCTCAAGCAGGCCCAGCCTCAGGTTTTAGTTAGCGACATCGGCATGCCAGATATGGATGGCTACATGCTGATGCAGCAGATTAGAGCGTTGCCGGCCGAGCAGGGCGGCCAGGTGCCGGCGATCGCCCTGACCGCCTACGTCAGAGAGACTGACCAAGAGCAATCCCTCGCTGCCGGGTTTCAGCGGCACATTTCTAAGCCGGTGGAACCCGCTGCCCTCCTGCGGGCGATCGCCGAATTGCTCCAGTCGTAA
- the ubiE gene encoding bifunctional demethylmenaquinone methyltransferase/2-methoxy-6-polyprenyl-1,4-benzoquinol methylase UbiE gives MGFAQPPSAAPPTATDIQGLFDRIAPVYDSLNERLSFGLHRVWKRMAVRWSGAAPGQQVLDVCCGSGDLALLLAHQVGATGTVYGLDFSAELLAVAKERSRRAHLPAPLHWVQGDALALPFEANTFDAATMGYGLRNLTDIPQGLAELRRVLKPGASAAILDFHRPQGWVAEQFQRWYLEALVVPTAEQMGLTDEYAYIGPSVDRFPTGPEQVKLARQAGFERAVHYPIAGGLMGVLVVSRHDQL, from the coding sequence GTGGGATTTGCCCAGCCACCCTCAGCCGCCCCGCCCACCGCCACTGATATTCAAGGCCTGTTCGATCGTATTGCCCCGGTATACGACAGCCTAAACGAACGCCTCAGCTTTGGGCTGCACCGAGTGTGGAAGCGCATGGCCGTGCGTTGGAGCGGGGCCGCTCCGGGGCAGCAGGTGCTGGATGTCTGCTGCGGCAGCGGCGATCTGGCGCTGTTGTTGGCCCACCAAGTGGGAGCCACGGGTACGGTGTACGGTCTTGACTTCTCGGCAGAGCTGTTGGCGGTAGCTAAAGAGCGATCGCGCCGTGCTCACCTGCCCGCGCCGCTGCACTGGGTGCAAGGCGACGCCCTAGCCCTGCCCTTTGAGGCCAACACCTTTGATGCTGCCACCATGGGCTACGGCTTGCGTAATCTCACCGACATTCCCCAGGGGCTAGCCGAGCTGCGACGGGTGCTCAAGCCCGGTGCCAGCGCCGCCATCCTCGACTTTCATCGCCCCCAGGGCTGGGTAGCCGAGCAGTTTCAGCGCTGGTACCTAGAGGCATTGGTGGTGCCTACCGCTGAGCAAATGGGGCTGACCGACGAATACGCCTATATTGGCCCCAGCGTCGATCGCTTCCCGACCGGGCCAGAACAGGTGAAGTTAGCCCGCCAAGCCGGGTTTGAGCGGGCCGTTCACTACCCCATTGCCGGGGGGCTGATGGGGGTGTTGGTGGTGAGTCGCCATGACCAGCTCTGA
- a CDS encoding DUF445 domain-containing protein — MTSSELWLLLAPPIVGGIIGYFTNDIAIKMLFRPYRPIYLGKRQLPFTPGLIPSNQERLAKRISDTIMGSLLTPQELQKLARRLLQTDRTQAAIKWLLQLALDQVQSRAQERTAKIAGAILQDLFGKSLPRLIRVWARREDFLEPQLNQLFDQVLLDFKLTADQADQIATWLLSGVFPPDKLRQLAVDFLTDRNIQVIDTIFRERTSGTYWVVANLFGVRNALSRLRAFCLDEREVSNARIAELEVALQLKKRLKESLQRVSLQNLPVSTVRQVRGNLRESLQGYIRTLGPEFVRNLGNSVNWETLATQLLNRLQNSEVITQSLDPVSEELALILERYLERDLESLVAQIIPILNIDQVIIDRVRGTSAQELELAIQGIVRSELQAIVNLGGILGFAIGILQSGFFYFQRSGGI, encoded by the coding sequence ATGACCAGCTCTGAGCTGTGGCTACTGCTGGCGCCGCCCATCGTGGGCGGCATCATTGGCTATTTCACCAATGACATCGCCATTAAGATGCTGTTTCGCCCCTACCGCCCCATCTACCTGGGCAAACGGCAGTTACCCTTTACCCCAGGACTGATCCCTAGCAACCAGGAGCGGCTGGCCAAGCGTATCTCCGACACCATTATGGGGTCACTGCTCACCCCTCAGGAGTTGCAAAAGCTGGCCCGGCGGCTGCTACAAACCGATCGCACCCAAGCAGCCATCAAGTGGTTGTTGCAGCTTGCCCTCGACCAGGTGCAGAGCCGTGCCCAGGAGCGCACCGCCAAAATTGCCGGGGCGATTTTGCAAGACCTGTTCGGCAAATCTCTGCCCCGCCTGATTCGCGTTTGGGCCCGGCGCGAAGACTTTTTAGAGCCCCAGCTCAACCAGCTGTTCGACCAGGTGCTGCTCGACTTTAAGCTCACGGCCGACCAAGCTGACCAGATCGCCACCTGGCTGCTCAGCGGCGTGTTTCCCCCCGATAAGCTGCGCCAGCTGGCCGTTGACTTTCTCACCGATCGCAACATTCAAGTCATCGATACCATCTTTCGGGAGCGCACCAGCGGCACCTACTGGGTGGTAGCCAACCTATTTGGCGTGCGCAACGCCCTGAGCCGCCTGAGAGCCTTTTGCCTCGACGAGCGGGAGGTAAGCAACGCGCGCATTGCCGAGCTGGAGGTGGCGCTTCAGCTCAAAAAGCGCCTCAAAGAGTCGCTCCAGCGGGTGTCGCTGCAAAATCTGCCCGTGTCAACGGTGCGCCAGGTGCGTGGCAACCTGCGCGAGTCATTGCAGGGTTACATTCGCACCTTGGGACCAGAGTTTGTCAGAAATCTGGGCAACTCGGTCAACTGGGAAACCTTAGCCACCCAGCTGCTCAACCGCTTGCAAAATTCTGAGGTGATCACCCAGTCGTTAGACCCGGTGAGTGAAGAGCTGGCGCTGATTCTAGAACGCTACCTAGAGCGCGACCTAGAATCGCTGGTGGCGCAGATTATTCCAATTTTGAACATTGATCAGGTGATTATCGACCGGGTGCGGGGCACCTCGGCCCAGGAGCTGGAGCTGGCGATTCAGGGCATTGTGCGCAGTGAGCTGCAGGCGATCGTCAACCTAGGCGGCATTCTAGGGTTTGCGATCGGCATTCTACAATCTGGATTTTTCTATTTTCAGCGTTCCGGTGGTATTTAG
- a CDS encoding phosphatase PAP2 family protein yields the protein MARWVTAQTFRQGWYQFWQDCHKVPQAVWRRWAGTLAIGLGLCALVTLTLTVWAKGHVDQGLQDWDVRLLPVLAEGLPLSFSKAITWESPGNLIGMLPIVGGFVGVMVARSRPLLAATMMAAYGLQFALVWIGWGYWNRDRPDLIVGGIAAPGLHSFPSGHAVVVITVYGLLAYLWYQASRSWVERLLIILGVTGWIGMIVSSRLVLGAHWPSDVIMGVIVGVLWLTTVIVALKRVEDAI from the coding sequence ATGGCACGTTGGGTAACGGCTCAGACTTTCAGACAGGGTTGGTATCAGTTTTGGCAAGACTGTCACAAAGTGCCCCAAGCAGTATGGCGGCGGTGGGCAGGCACGCTGGCAATCGGTCTGGGGCTGTGTGCGTTGGTCACTTTAACGCTTACTGTGTGGGCTAAGGGGCATGTTGACCAGGGCCTACAGGATTGGGATGTGCGGCTGTTGCCGGTGCTAGCTGAGGGTTTGCCGCTGAGTTTTTCGAAAGCGATCACGTGGGAATCGCCGGGTAACTTAATCGGCATGCTGCCCATCGTGGGGGGATTTGTGGGGGTGATGGTGGCGCGATCGCGCCCTCTGCTAGCCGCCACCATGATGGCCGCCTACGGGCTGCAATTTGCCTTGGTGTGGATTGGCTGGGGTTACTGGAACCGAGATCGGCCCGATTTGATCGTTGGTGGCATCGCGGCTCCGGGGCTGCATTCGTTTCCGTCGGGGCACGCGGTGGTGGTGATTACGGTGTATGGGCTGCTGGCCTATCTGTGGTACCAGGCCTCTCGCAGTTGGGTTGAAAGGCTGCTGATTATCTTGGGCGTAACGGGTTGGATTGGCATGATTGTCAGTTCACGCCTGGTGTTGGGAGCCCACTGGCCCAGCGATGTGATCATGGGTGTGATTGTTGGGGTGCTGTGGTTGACGACGGTAATTGTTGCCCTAAAACGGGTGGAAGACGCGATTTAG